ACTTGTCCTGCCGCAGCCTCACCCAGTGCTTTGACCTGGGGGAGGACTCTCTGCCCCTGAGCGTTAAATTCCTCCACAACCCCGATGCTGCCGAGGGATATGTCAGCTGTGCCCTGAGTGGCATCGTCTACCGCTTCTACAAGTGCGAGGCAAGTATTGTGCCAGCAGCCAGGGGAGACCCGGCCGTGGTGAGCTACAGAGGGATTGagaaacacacagaagaaatttggggtagcagagagaaagaaggaggcGTGTGGAGGGGGCAGTATCCAGACCCTGCTTCGGATGTGTGTGCTAGAACGAGAGGAGTCTGTTCTTCCACTGAGTGTAAAGGGAGCCCATCGTGACCAGCTGGGATGAACATCTGGGGGATTAATTTGAGCGACGAAGACCAGCCTTGCTGTTGGTATCCGACGATGCTGTCCTAATTGTGTCTGCTCATAGTAGCTGGGTGCAGTGGCAGCCTTCCTCAGGCAACTTTGCCTAGCTGTGCAAGTGTGCGAGTGCAGGGGAGTGCTCTTGCCTGACCAGCCAGGAACGCTCATGGTGCGGTGCCTGTGTTTCTTGTGCAGAGAGACAACTGGGCAGTGGAGGAGGTGATTCGGATACCGGCCAAGGACGTGACGGGATGGATTATGCCCAAGATGCCAGGTTTGTGTGCCCTGAGGTGgtgtttcctttttcctccgGAGCGTTGTTTTGCACAGCCTGGCAAAGCCCACTCACTGACTGCCAAAGCCTTGCTGCGTAAACACGACAGAAGGCTCGTTGGAGGGGCTGAGGGGCTGCGCACCCCCCCAAGAAGACACTGCTGCCCCAGCTGGAGCCTGTGCACTTGAGCCTGTGAGATGTACAGAATGGCAGGGAGAGATGCGAGCTGGGGTTCGATGCAAGGCatgttttctgttgctgctgtcttctctggagctttttgtttctgtgcccTAGCATTCACAGTGGACCTCATCATCTCAATGGATGACAAGTACCTCTATCTCAGCAACTGGCTGCATGGAGACATCCGCCAGTATGAGCTCTCCAAAACCTGCAAGCCCAGGCTGGTGGGACAGGTAAGGCAGGAGCAGAAAGGCTTGTGCTGTTGGGTTCCTCGGCAGGATGTGGTGGTGGTTAGATGACAAGGCATCATGTCTCCCACTGCCTCGCTTACAGGTGTTTGTGGGAGGCAGTATCCTCAGAGGTGGACCCGTGGCTGTGTGTAGAGACGAAGAGCTGAAGTGCCAGCCGGAGCCCTTGGTGATCAAGGTGAGTTCCGTGGCCTGTTTGCCCTCTGGTGTCCTTTGGACTTTGGCTCTGCTCTGCTAATTCTCTTGCCCAGGGTTTCTGGGGTAGGTCTCCACTACGGAGATGCCCTGTGTCTGCAGCATCTGGTAGCTTGTCTGTGTTGGGAGGGGAGGCAGCcactctgctctgctctgctctcctgctcctGCTTGTGCTTGACTGCTCAAAGAAAGAAGACAGTAACATCACTGCTGTCTGTTGTGCCTTCAGTGCAAGAGAGTGTATGGCGGCCCTagtaaaatgcagctcagcGTGGATGGCAAGAGGCTGTACGTCACCAACTCCTTATACAGCACATGGGACAAGCAGTTCTACCCGAACTTGGTCAAGTAAGAAACGTGGGAGACAAGGGGCCTCTTTTGCATGGCCTCTCTGTTAGAAACAGGAAAGGTGCCTCATCAGGGCGGCTACAAGGACGCGTTTGTGATTGCAAGGGGACAGCTCTTCCTAACACCGTCCCTGCAGCTTCCTCGTGTTGAATTTCACATTGTGAGTTGACTCACAAACATCTCTGGCTGGGCAAGgtgcagctgctgcctgtgtgGAGCTGCAGTGCCAGGGATTGGCTTGGGAGAGCCTAAGTGTTTCAGTCTGAAAGGTGGAGTGAATCCATCTATGGATCTCTGGGAGCCAGGCCACGTCTCTGCTACAGCATCTCCCAGTGTATCCACCAGAGATCTTTTGATTTAGCAAAGCAGACGATGATCTCCAACACCAAGGCAAGCTCCGGCCTGCCTGTCACATCATGCCTAGCAGATACGGAACAGGAGGGTGAAGGGCAGGATCTCTTGAACAGGACCATGGTTTGCTTGTCTGTAATAGCTGTGCTCTCGTCCCCTCGCAGGGAAGGCTCTGTCATGCTGCAGATTGATGTGGACACTGAGAAAGGAGGCCTGACCGTGAACAAGAACTTCCTGGTGGATTTTGGAAAGGAACCCAATGGGCCTTGCCTTGCCCATGACATCCACTTCCCTTGTGGGGATTCCACCACCGATATCTTGGCCTAGGCGCCATGTGGAAGActcccttcttctctctcttctgtagTGCAGCCATTAAGAGCGTAGGGTAATTGGGTCTGGGGGTCCTCATTCATTGCTGGAGTCTAGAATTCTGCTAACATAAGCTATGGAAGCTCTGCCTTGGTGCGAGGGTTTGGTTCAGGCCAGTGAACAACGACACAGGCATGTTTTCAGTGCAAAGCAATCCCTGGGCGTGATTCacagagcagagcccagggcGATTGCTCAGATACAGACACGTGCAGTGCGCACAGTGCCTTTCGGCAGACATCTGCATACCCACCGTGCCTTGCCTCATTGCTACAGGCCTGTTGGACACCTGCCTTGATGTCCCCAGCCTGTTAGCAATCGCTGCCTAGTACCGGGGCCGGTAGCAAGGTGTTGGACTCTCAGTTATGCTTCAGGGCTTGATCACCCTTGAAAACTAAGGCAAAAGAAAGCGAAGTGCCCAGTTTGTCTGAGTTACTGTTCTTCAGCCAGGACATTCCTGGATAGTCTTCCCTGGCACAAGAGCCCTCTTGGCTCGCTTCTCACGTGCTTGGGTCGGTATGCATTATAGCTGAAGGAGTATGAAGtgctttatttcaaaaagaGGTGCCTGTTTCATGACACTGGTTTGCTCTTGTGTTCTGCTTTAAACAAGAATAAAATTGTTCTTTGCATCAGCTGGATCTTCACGTGTCTTATTTCACTGAAGCCTTTCTATATTGTTTTCAGCAGTGGTTAATGATTAGGTCAGGGTTTTAGAAATCCCTATGACAGAAACACTGTCTGGTCAGGAGTGCCTGTTAGTCTTCCTGAAACCCAAAGGTTGCAAAAATGTGGATCTAATGTGAATCCTTACAAATTTTAGCTTTTTCCATATTTACCTTGGAAGAAAAGATCTTCGCTTTCTTTCTTCACACTTCCCATGGACAAAAATATTGCTACAGCTCTCTTGTGCCGCCTTAATGGTCCCAGGAGAAAAACACTCCCTTCTGGAGAACAGTTCCATAGCTTCAATGAGGTGTCCAAGAGGTCTGGGAGAAATTGTCCCCTTGGGGGTCCTCTTCTCACGGGCTAGAGAGGACAACATTAGACGAGGTCTTGAGTTTCAGGAGGTGAGAGGCATCCCTGGGGCGCTGCTTGAGGGTGACACCCCGTTCTGATCCTCCAGAGCTGCCTTGTTTGAAGGCCTTCTCGGGGGATGTCCCTGCTGTTGAGGTGGCTTTGGAATGAGCCTTATCTCACCTGCCTTCAGACCCTGCAAAGCCTCTATCTCAGTAGAGgtgcctcctcctctcccttggCTGGAGGGAGAGTCTGGCCAGCAGACATCCCTATGCCGGCGTGTGGTCCAGGTGGCTGGAGGTAGCTGTGCCGAATCCACCCTGGAAACCCCTCCTTGGGGTGGGGCCAGGCACCATCCACCTTAACGCAGGGAAGAACTCCCTTACCGAATGGCCATCTTTATGGGGTTGATCAGAGAGTCTGCTGTCCCTCACACTATCGACTGACCGCCCTCTCTGACTTGCAGGTGGTTGCACAGCAAGGCGAGGACTCAGCCTGGGCTGTGAGCTGCAGCTGGACTGTGAAGACCAACAGGCAATGGTACAGAGGTGACCCAGCAACTTGTTCCACCATCAGGCCATGCTATGCCCGAGCTGGATGGATGCGGACATGTTTCTGCTGGTATGAGCGAATGCCTTCGTCCCCTCCAAGGCCTGTTCCCAGCTCCTTGGGTCCTGATTTCAGTGTAGGCCTTTCCTCACGCTTGTGCATGAGTTACCCCGAGGAATGTGGAACGCGGTGCATCTGCAGTGGCTGAATGTGCCTTACCTGGGGAGATGGTGAATTGGGGTGGCTGAAGTTGGATGCTTCGTCTGTTCCCTCTCGTGGTTATTTGGAAGATAGGCTTCTCCCTGGTGCCAGCACCCGCCAAGTCCTTCCCAGCTTCCAACAGCTTCTCAAAAGTGCTTTGTTCTGGGGTACAATCTGGGAGGGAAGATGGCGTTTCATGAGTACCTGAAGGGCATCCTTAGACTGCACTACTCATTAACGCACCAATTTAAGATGAGGCTTGTAGCTGGAAACTAATGTCTTGAAAAAACTTGCTGACAGTGCAGCTGTTGTGAGTGCTCCATTCTGCCCTGGGTCTTCTTTTCAGAGGAACCTTCAATTTTCTGTCCGCTTCCAGATAGCAGCAGAGGTAAGAAATAATCCCAGCCTATATTCCACTCTAAGCAGCAGAAGACCCACACATTTGATCTCCTCCCCTCTagtctgcaggctgcagcagatGAATGTTGAGATCTCCTAACCCTCCTGAAtgctttttgctgtgcttttgtAGCATTTGCTCATTTCAGTGTTTAGAAGCCTGGCTGAATATGTGGAAATAGCACTGAGTGTGAATgtgacctttgctttctttaaggGATGTTGCCAGGGAGAGGATGCAAATATAACTTTCTGGCTGTTTGTTAAAGTATTTTGCAGAGGAATCATAGATATTGCAGAGAATGGAAAAGGGTATTGATTAGGTTGTTTTACCATAGATAAAAATATTGTCTTCTATAATAGATGAAAAAAACACTCATACATATTCTGCCTTTACATTCATAGTAGGATGAATAGCGACTGAGCAGAAACTCATAGAGAGAAGTGTAAATGAGTCCTTGGAGTGGAGCCTGAAATGTTTAGGTAAACTGCTCAGCATATGTATTCCTGGTTTGCATTTCCTTCTCCATCACTGGAGGAAAGTCAACTGTTCTTGTTTTCAATTGTTACAAGGTTGGAGCCTGATTTGCAGTGCTCGTAGGGACTTTTAAGGAAAGTTGCCAATGCCTTTCTTTAGGCAGAGGcatggaagaggagaaaaagcaggtCCTGCTCGTCCGTCCTCCccagctgcatggtgctgccACTCCTCTTGTGTCAGATGGAGCGATTATGCAGTTGTGGGAGGAGTCGGTCGGAGGAGCTGATCCGGCAGAAAACTGCGCTGCCAGAAAAGTGACTCACCGTCCATCTCCCCGTGGCTGCACATGGCAGGgcccttcagcagcagcctgaagTCACTTCTCATTACATGGTGTCTGAAATCACAACCTAAGGATGTGGGTCCGGTTgcagctgtgggctgcagtGGGGAGGGGTGATCCCACTGCTGCCGTGCTTCTGGCCAGACCTTTCTGCGCCCTCCCCTGTGACTCCTGCTCCAACAGCAAACCCCTCATTCAGAGGGGAAGGGGCAGCTGAAGTAGTAGCAGAGAAAAGGCGGAGAGGTGCCTTGAGGGAGAAGAAGTGTAGTTGTGCTATGCTGATGTTCCCTCCAGCAAACCTGCTAGCCTGCACatagaaatgtgttttgaagTGACGTGCTGAAGGGCACCACGTGTCCCGGGTGTGAGTCCAGTAGCCCTGTGACATTTGGTTTGTTTCTGCTCAGTGAGGGGATCGATAGATCCAGGGTGTTGGATCTGAGCTTTGCACAGtctgcttgcttttaaaaacatttgccTTTTGTCTTAGATGTGCCTCTGCGCTTCAGGCTGTTTGCGTACCACTTGCACCAAAGTTTTGAGCACTCTGTCTTTCTGTCTCACATGCCTCTGGTGGACTCTTCTGTGCTGCCCCCAGAGTCGTTTGTGTCTTGCTACTGCCTCTGTGCAGTGAGCTGTGCCACCTGCCATTGACTTCGTGTTGCTCCGCTGGGGATCCGCAGCTGGCAGGGAGGTTGTCCGCCAGGAATCTCACCATCCTGCTCCTTTCTgctctctcctctgccctggcaAGAGGTGAGCTTAGCTGGTTTTGCTCGGTGTTTGCCCGTGCCATGAACCTACAGCTTCTCTGTGGCTGAGGCTGGGAGCAGTGTCCCCTGAGCCTGGTTCATGAAGTCTAATGGCTCAGCTGCGTAGGGCATCCAGCAGCTTTGGCAGCGTGCCTTGTAACATCCACGCTGTTGTGTTGTCCACTCTACTAACCACCCTTTCTCATCATATATGGAAAATCAGATTTGACCTCCTTCATGAGGCTGTAAATTCTGTTTATCTTCTCAAACCATGTCTCTGAACAGATTAGTGTGCTCTTGCAAAGAGTATTCTATAAACCAATGTGTCTGTGGCAGGATCTGTCTCTCCCATCCTTAGAGCAGGAGACTCTGGAGTGGACACAGACATAGTTGCCTGCATTGCCTTTATGcctgtggagagagaaaagggcaTCCGGGGAGTATGTTCCAAGTCATTCAAGTTGGCCATTTCAAATAGGTTAGATGAGTAACACCCAGAAAAATTATCTTCTGATTTATTCTCTCCTGAGGCTTTTTGCCTAAAATGCCTCAAAGCATTGTGAACTTTGAATCCAGTGTTGAAGGCACTGGAAAAGTCCTATCTCTGGCTTCAAACAGAACATTTACAGCTCTCTTATTTATTTAGATAGTTGTTGTTCAGGTGTTCATTGGCATGGGATGTGTAATCCAGTTCCTGAAAGAATGTAGGACTTCAGCTTTAAGCTTTCCACATGTCTCAGGCAGAGAGATGTGCTAccaaacagaagcagcaagcaCAGTGTTACTCTCACTCAGTCCCTAGAGGCAGTCTCAGTGCAGCAAGGCTTAAGTGACTGCATTAAAGtccccttttctctctgcctctccaAGTGAAATAATTCTGCCTTTGACTGGGTGTGCGATCCACTGCCTATCCATGCCCAACCTGAAAGATGAGCGTCAGCACTTTAGGGTGGAATGGAGGTATCACATGTTTTGTAGATGTGTCCTCAAGGAAAAGGAACAAGCTGATTCTTctgagtttaatttttttcctgattttgtgtGGTGGATAGGAGAACAAACTTCTGAGCTCTCAAGCTGTGTATGCTATGCCTGAGGTAACATGCCTCTGAGAAGGAGATGAGATCTGGAGCTTTTGGAAGAAGATACAAGGAAGAGGAGTTTTGGATTACCCCTCAGTGCTTGCGTAGGCAAATATGGAACTGGGACTCATCAGTAGTCACTTAAAATACAAGTCATTAAAAAGGAGATCTTAGACACAGAAAAATAGTAAAAAGTGGGAGACACTTATATTAGGGTATAGTTCCTTTGTCCATAAACCagctttcttgttctttttcagagGAGGTTGGTGGATTTTGGAAGGAACTCAACCAGGTTTGCATGCTCATGATAGTGGCTTCTCTTGTGGAGACTGCACATCTGATGTCAAGGTGTAGCAATGCAAGGAAGAGCCCAGATTCCTTTCTCTGTTCTCAAATGCGGTTGTTAGAGAAAGACATAAAGTGACTTTTTTCAGCAGAGACTTTGTCCACAACTTGAATCACCACGGTTTAGTATGTACTGCAGAAGCTGTCTTACTCCAGCGATCAGATTGAGAAAGAACAATTCCTCCGTTGGTCTATATCTGCACCTAACAGACAAGTGCCAGTGAGGTTACCTCCCATTGTCACCTTCCTTTCTATCAGCAGTGCAATTTCACATTTCTTAGTTGTCATATTTTTCCTCACCCAACAGAAGGTTTCTGATGAGCACATGTATCAGTCTGACAGCTTCAAAAAATCatcccctttttcctctctgtttcatgttcactgctgatgggagagTTCGGATGCCTTCATATACACATTGGCAATGATTCCTTGGTGCTTGTAGATGAAATGCCAGGCCCCACAGCAGTTCAGGTAGGAATGACAAATGGAAATGGGGGCTCACTCCATGAATTTAAATTTGTCAGCAAAGCTCTGCTTCAGAACATCATCAAAACCGGCTGGCAGCTGCTTATAATCAGACTCCCTGCAGGTCAGGATCATTAGGCAGTAAACACTGATGTGCAGAGCTGTGGGGGCTCCAATCCAGCACTCTCTAAGCCACATCTTGAAGAAGTTAACAGTAGACTTTATTAAGCTTCCCATACCACATCAGCAGCTTGTAAATTAACCTCCAAACCTTGCCCCTGCTGTTTGAGGTGATAAATTGTGCCTTTTTTGACACAAGGGTTGGATGGtgtggttttccttctgctcctgaAGAGGGGAATGGACTGCAACAGAGTGAAACACTTGGGAGATGTGGAGCCTGGGAAGGTCTAGGACAATGTACCTCTGCTGGCATTTTTTGCGGGGGCACTGGCACTGGCTACAGTCCTTCCAAACTCTGCTGCTCTCATGGTGCTTAGTGCCTTGCTGACCTGTTTGAGTGTGGCAGAAAGCTGTAAAGAGAGTATGGAGGCCAGGACAAAAGTATAGGACAGGGGGATTTAAGAATGCAAGATGATGAGCAACACTTAGACATCCTGGAGCACCTCCAGGGTTTTATGGCACGGTGAGGTGGGAAGCGAGAGAACGTCCTCCCTGGAGAACGAGGGGAAGGTTGGAGGGTGCTCCCATAGTTGGGGCAGGTCTTGCTTGGGTGTTTAGAGCAGACATGGTTTTCTTGGTGAAGCAAGGTCTTCTCCCAACGCATTTAGTGCGCTGGGCCAGTCTGCACTAGGTTGCATCACCTTGTCTTGCCCATTACCAAAATTATAGCATGTTCTTCCCTATCAGGGTTGGAAGAGATTGTCAGGAGGAGGGGAGTAGTTGCCACCTGACTGTGGGCTGTCCAGTGAAGCCCCTGATTGCTTTTCCATGTCATGGCTTCCCATCTCTGCCTGCCATAGGGAGCTTTTCTTGGGCTGAGAGCAGACCACACTGATTGTGTTCTCCGCTAACCATCGCTTGCTTACTTGTTGGTGTTGCTGAGCCTGCTCTTATCCTTCCTACTATCagttttaattagaaaactCTACACCCCACAGCTTGGTTTTGTGAGAGGTGCCAAAGACGTCACCAAGGAAAGCCAAATAGGATGACCAGCAAACTTTGTTAATGAGTGGAAGACTAATGAACTTTTTAATTAGCAGGTGTGCAGGTGCAAGAAGAAGGTGCAGTGAGACATGCACATTGTGACAGCAGAAGCATGCAAAGAAGGCATCAGCTAAGCACCTGAAATTGCCTCTGATGGAACAGGAGCTTCTCTCATGTCCTTGGGCCTGGTTGTGCTTCTTGCCCACCAGACAAATAAGACGGCAGCAACCTGAATCTCTCTTGGTTTTGATTGGGGAAATATGAGCAGTTCTACCCAGCTCAGAGCAGCATGGGAGAGCAATGGTGAGCTCTGTGCAGTcaagcagaggagagggaagggtcGTTTTGAGTTGCTCTGAGGAGGACAGCTAGCTAGCTCCAGCTATGGAGCTGCTCATGGACTGAGGGCTTCCTTCTGATTCTTGAGGTGTGAGCTCTTGAAATCTGCCTGGTGATGATCAGAAGCCAGGTTGGTTCCCAACACTGTCACCAATTTGTGAGCCCAGGACAAGCTTGCTGCCCTTAGGAGACATAGAAGAGTTTGCCTCTGAGAATCGGAGATAGAGACAGATTCTTTGCTTCCACTTGTGCAAGGTGGCCCAAAAAACGCATGGCATGTTGTGAAAATGTGTGGGTTGCAGTCTGATGAAGCAGAGCATTGATAGGCTATAGGCGCTGCAAGAGGCAGACCCAGGCTGAAAGCTGTCCCAGGCAAGCAATACTGAAAGTCTCTGTgctgcattttacagaaaaggttGTACCAGCTATTTCCACATCTCTCTGCAGTAGGAGTTTGCTGGTGAAGGATGGGATGTGCAAACTCCTGCAAAAGCAGTGCCACAAGTCCTGTTCAGAAGCACACGTCTATAAAATAAACTCTTTGAGAATTACTGTAAAAGGGCTATGACTGTTCTTAATCCAGAGGGAGAAATCCAGCAATATCCTGCTAGGCTTACAAAGCAGTGCACAGCCCTAGGAGGCATCATTGTGTCCTTCACCTTCGGAGTGCTGCTGGCTTCATACAGCTGAAGTAGAAGTGTTTAACATTCATATAGCCATGAGGGTGGAAAGATAGCCATTGTTCAGCACTCTGGGTCTTACGGCATTGGCCTGTCAGTCTTTGTTTTGTCCAATGTGGATTGACAGGGGTCTTTCATTGAGTGTCCTTACCTTTGGAGATGGTGACATCCTGTACACAGTAAACCTGGTGTTACACTTAAGCCAAGTCCAGTGTGGAGCCCAGTGCCTTAATCCAGTTTGGCCTGGTGCAGCTGAACTCCCCCATGTACAGCGTAGCTCTTCGATACCTCTTTCTTCTGGCGTCCTTTGCAGTTCCTCCTTATGTTTGCTAGTTTTTCTGACATCCAAGAAAGGTCCCTCTGCTCAGGTCTTCCAGGTCCTAGGTGGACACCATGCTCAATTAAATGGGCTGTTCTAATGCTGTGGAAAAGCCATCCAGAAGTGTCTCCATTACATGTCTGATTTGATATGAGGATAGAATTTCTTTCCATGTGGTTACTCTTGCCCAGCATGTCAACTTATTTCATAGTCAATAACATAAGGCTTTGAGCCATTACTGTGCATGCTTTCTCCTTTCATCCACGATATTATTTTAACACCTTCTCCTTGCTTTATAGCGAACCTTGATGTAACTGGGATGCAGCCGGTCAGTAATACATTGACTGGTAGCATAGAAGTGTCTGGCTGTGGTAATGATCCCTCTCCTGACTGTCTTTGTCCCTTGCACTGAAAATGCTGAGATGGATTTCTGCTAAACAAATCACAACTTCATCCAAGTGCAGCAGTTTGATGCTCCTCTCTTACAGAAAAGATCAAGTGTTTGGCTGCTCCCATGTCCACCTGTCACATGTTTAAAGTGCTGTTCTGGAAGCCATTTAATTACAGCAATGCTGAGATTGGCTAAGCTGTCCTCTCTTCTGATGGAGGTCTCCCAAGGGCTTCTTTAATGGTGCTGTCAGATGTTTCTGCATTCCTCCGTGGAGCAATTACTTATCCTGTGTAATTTGCCCACTGATCGAGGAGTTCTTCCACACGATGCGATGCTCGTTCACGTTCCATGGCACTTggtgttttcttcctgctttagTTTGGCAGCTGGTGGCAGCCAGGCTCCTGGTGATCTCAGGAGGGGACCCTTCTTCCAAAATCCTTCTCTCCAATACCTCAATCCCTTTAATGGAGGCCTCTGCTGTTCCCATGGGTGTTTTGTGACAGTTTAGTCTAGTTTGTATGTAATTCAGCCACACTGGTGCCAGGCACTTTGCAGCGTTAGTGGCTGCTATGGGGCTTTGGGTGTTCAGTGAGTGGGCTGGTGGGGAGAGTAAGTAGCTACTGCTCAGGCACTGTTTCACGGTGTCGAGCTGCCCCAAATCCGAAAGGTTCCTATTTTCCACAGGTGGGCTGACTTCCCCACATGGAGATGCAAACCTGAGAGGCAGCAGGCATGTCTTGACCTTGTAGGTGCTGCATCAGCAAGATCAACAAGGGCACAGTTTGCTTTTCCTGAGGCACCCATTCCTAGCCTGATGTGTTTTCTAGCTGTTTGGGAGCCATCAGCAGCTCCTCAAGTCTCTTCTGATGTCAGTACTGTTGgagccccctccctcctctgaGTGCTGTATCCCAGTTTGCAGTCCTTAGGAGCTCCCAAAGTCTTCTTTGTGGGTAGAGGCACCTCTGGGCCTGGCTTTCTGAGTTGACCCCAGGGAGCCCATGATGCCTTCAGCTCAGCCCTCAGACAGAGACGTGCCTTCTGTCAGGGTCCAGGTTTCAGAGGTGCCTTTGGTGGCCTCCGTATGTTGAAACCTTGTAATTTCCAGGAGGCTGCTGGTGGGGCCGATTATCTAGCTGGACTTCTCATCCCTCGTGTGGAATTTGCAGCCACTGCACCTTTGTATGGCAGGAGCCTGGGTATGGGGGATGGCTTTAATTAGCTTGTTTCTCGGCTGGGACATGGAGGCCTCCAGAGCCTGAAGAAGTCATTGGAAATCACCAGAGCTCCAGGATCAGATACGGGAGGTTGTGTTTAAGGAAAAGACCTGCATGGACCAGCAGATTTTTCCTCTAGATTGGTGGTTAGCAAGGCGGAAACAAGCTGCAGCGCTGGTCTGGCACCTCCCAAACACTTAGGAGTGATGGCTCCTCCCTTGGCAGCTTgctttctccccccacccctttgcCTTGTATATAAGGCCCCCTCGGAGCAGCCTTGGCACAACACAGCCCACTCCAGCAAGGCAGGCAGCAAGCTGCACCTCCAGTTCCAGCACCTCTGCTCTTGGGGAGAGTGAACCAGAAGGCCTTCAGCATGGGTAAGAGATACTCTGCAGCCTCCCCGCAGCCCACAGCAGCTCCAAGCCTTGTAGCCCCATCCTGGACCTGGCTCCAGCCACTGCCTGGAGGCTGCAGACATCCCACCTTGAAACCCATTTGTGGACTGGTAGGTTtgttcctctgcagcactgcaggaaagagaagagtGGGACTGAAGTTTGGCGTGTTGTCCGACTGGTGCCAGAGGTTTCTATTGTCTCGCTACCATTCTGCTTCCAGGGGCTTCTTTTGCCTTGAAAAGCTACTTGCATGTGGCTGTAGCATCCGTGCTGAGGGGAGCCTCCCCTTCTGCTGCAGAATCATCAGGGAGACAAGAAACCAGGCTTATTTTCCAGGCTAGACCTTCAATACTGACGTGGTTCTCTGTGTAAGCTCTCTCTCCTTCACTG
This genomic window from Haliaeetus albicilla chromosome 10, bHalAlb1.1, whole genome shotgun sequence contains:
- the LOC104311079 gene encoding methanethiol oxidase, which codes for MPNLKDELHSSGWSAACPCFDNTTTKRNKLILPCLISSRIYVVDVGSQCRAPKLCKVIEPVDVFWKCNKGYLNIPRSLPNGDILIANIGDPSGNAKGGFIVLDGETFELKGNWENECDSPPSGYDFCYKPRHNVLVSSAGTAPKCTGYGFSPDDFKKGVFGRRLNVWNLSCRSLTQCFDLGEDSLPLSVKFLHNPDAAEGYVSCALSGIVYRFYKCEANNWAVEEVIRIPAKDVTGWIMPKMPAFTVDLIISMDDKYLYLSNWLHGDIRQYELSKTCKPRLVGQVFVGGSILRGGPVAVCRDEELKCQPEPLVIKCKRVYGGPSKMQLSVDGKRLYVTNSLYSTWDKQFYPNLVKEGSVMLQIDVDTEKGGLTVNKNFLVDFGKEPNGPCLAHDIHFPCGDSTTDILA